From the Actinomadura luzonensis genome, the window CGCCCGCCGCCTGCTCCGACAGGTGCAGCACGTCGGCCGTCTTGAGCTGCCCGGTGCTGGCGAAGTCGCGGCCCTGCGCCACCCGCCTGCCGTCGACGCCGGTCAGCGTCGCGGTGAAGTCGCGCGGCCGCTCCTCGGACCGGCCGGTGTCGAACAACGCCTGAAGGTCCCAGTAGTGGGCAGAGGTGAACGCCATGCGCTCGCGCTCACGCTCCACGACCAGCCGCGTCGCCACCGACTGCACCCGCCCGGCGGACAGCCGCGGCTTGACCTTCTTCCACAGCACGGGGCTGACCTCGTAGCCGTAGAGCCGGTCGAGGATGCGGCGGGTCTCCTGGGCGTCGACCAGGCGCAGGTTGAGGTCGCGGGGGTTGGAGACCGCGTCGCGGATGGCCTGCGGCGTGATCTCGTGGAAGACCATGCGGTGCACGGGCACCTTGGGCTTCAGCACCTCGCGCAGGTGCCAGGCGATCGCCTCGCCCTCACGGTCCTCGTCGGTCGCGAGGTAGAGTTCGTCGGCGTCCTTAAGAAGCTGGCGCAGCTTGTTGACCTGCGCTCTCTTGTCAGGATTGACCACGTACAGAGGCTCGAAGTCGTGCTCGACATTGACCCCCAGCCGCGCCCACGGCGCGCCCTTGAACTTCTCGGGGATGTCCTCGGCCTTCTCCGGCAGATCGCGGATGTGTCCGATGCTGGACTCGACCATGTAGCCAGCACCGAGGTAATCCTTGATCGTCTTCGCCTTGGCGGGCGACTCGACGATCACCAGGCGTGTTCCGCCGGTGCTGCCGTTCTTGGCTGGCACGCTGCTTCCTACCTCACTGTTCGCTTGCAAATCCCCCTGCCGGGAGTCGGCACAGACTGAAAGGTAACCCGACTCGCGGAAATTTCCTTCCCCCGGGCTACCCACTACCTTCCGGGTCCACCCACAAGCACGCAGAATAAGGCCCATCGAGCGGCATGGCGCCCTGACTCACCCTGGAGACTAATCGTTGTGCTCGACTACTCCTACATGGATATCTTCATTCCGCGCGACCTCACTCGCGAAGCAGCACGTCAACTGCTGACCGAACACGCAGAGTACGGTCAGTGGGAGCTCGCGCGCGTCCGCGTCCACCCCGACGGCAGCCGCCACGTGCGGCTGCGCCGCAAGGTCATGCGCGTACGCAGCACGCTCTGACCCTGCCACCGGCCTGCCACCGGCCTGCCACCGGCCTGCCGCCCACCTGCCGCCGGCCTGCTCCGGCCTTGCCAGGCGCCGGCCGTGGACATGGCTTTGCCCGCCCCGGGCCGCGCCCCCGGAACGGGCAAAGCGTCTCCTGCTGTCCGCTCACGGAGTGTGGGCGGCAGTCGTCGTGCGGAAGATCTCTGCGATTGCCTTACTTACGGTCTGACCGCATCCCTAGCTTGCGGCCGAGTCCTTACCTGTCTCCTGGCTCACTTGCGGCCGAACCGCACCCGGCGGGCCGTGGCGAACAGCGCCGCCGAGGCCGCGAACATCGCACCGAGCGCCAGGGCCAGCAGCGAGCCGCTGTTCATCCCGACGACGCCGGCGGGCTGCGCGGCGCTCATCAGGCCGATGTCGCCGACGGGCAGGCCGTGGGTGACCGAGCCCACCGCGCCGCCGACCGGCGTGGAGCCGACCAGGTCGGTCGCGGGACTGAGCGGCGAGGACGGACGGGCCGGAGCGGACGGGACGCGCCCGTTGACGCCGGGGACGCCGGCGTTGCCCCGGCCGTGGCGGTCACCGTGGCCGGACATCGCGAACCTGCCGGGCGTGACCTTGACCGGCGCGACCGGGGGCTGGGCGTCGGCGGGCAGGCCGGGCAGCTCGGGGAGCTGCGGCAGGCCGAAGGTGCGGGAGGCGTCCTCGACCAGCGGGATCGAGGAGGCGCCGCCGGTGCCGCGCTGCAGGCGGTTGGCGAGGCCGCCGTTGGCGAGGTCCTGGACGGGCTGGGTGACGCTCTGGCCCGAGGTCAGCCCCTGGACGGGGGCCGCGAGGCCGCCCTCGCCCGTGGCGAGCTCCTGAACGGGCTGAGCGAGACCGCCCTGACCGGTCGCGAGCTCCTGAACGGGCTGAGCGAGACCGCCCTGACCCGTGGCGAGCTCCTGCACCGGCTGAGCGAGACCGCCCTGACCCGTGGCGAGCTCCTGCACCGGCTGGGCGACGCTGAGGCCGTCGGCGACGCCCGTTCCCATCCCCTGCGCGGCGCCCTTGGCGCCCTTGGCGCCCTTGGCGCCCTTCGGCCCCTTGGCGGCGGGCACGGCGTTCGGCCCGGCCACGGCCCCGCCGGCGCCGGTCGCGCCGGTCACTCCTTGCAGCGCGCCCAGGGCCGGGATGCCCTGGAGACCGCCCAGACCGCTCAGCGCCGGAACACCCTGCAGCCCGCCCAGCACCGGCAGCCCGGCACCCCCGGGAGCCGGGGCCGAGGGCAGCGCCGGCAGCCCGCCGTTGGCCGCCTTGAACTTGTCCGTGGCCCGGGCGAACGACCCCAGACCACCACGATCCGGCCCCGTCCGCCCGACGTGGGCCCCGCCGAGGCAGCCGGCCGCGGCGTCGCCCAGGACGGCGACGGCGTTGCCGCACACGTTCAGCGGCGCAGCGATCGGAGCCACCGCCTGGTTGCCGGCCAGCACCCCGGCCCGGCCGGAGGTCAGGTTGCCGCCCGCCCCCTGCTGCGGGACGACGCTCGCCCCGCCGACGCAGTGGGCCACGGCGTTGCCGAGCACCGCGGCCGCGTTGCCGCACACGTCGATCGGGGCCGCGATCGGCGCGACCGCCTGGTTGCCCGACCCGACGCCCGCGTCGCCCGAGGTGCGGTTGCCGCCCGCGCCCCGGCCGCCCTGCTTGACCGTGGCGCCGCCCGTGCAGCCGGCGAACGCGTGCCCGATCACCGCGGCCGCGTTGCCGCAGACGTTGACCGGGGCCGCGACCGGCGCGATGGCCTGGTTGCCGCTCAGCACGCCGGCGTCGCCCGAGGTGGTTGCCGCCCGCGCCTGGCGCGGCGGTGCGGGTGCGGGCCGCGCCCGCCGCCGGGGAGTCGTCGACCGACGCGCCGCCCGTGCAGCTCGCGGTCGCGTTGCCGACGGCGTTGCCGCAGGCGTCGACCGGCAGGGCGACCGGGCTCACGACCTGGTTGCCGCTGCCCGCGCCGAACCGCCCGTCGGTGTCGTTGCCGGACGATCCGGGCGCGGCCATGTGCCGGGCGGCCGCGTACGTGGCGCCGCCGCCGCCACCGCCGCCGCCGCCGTTGTGCACGGAGGAGCCGCCCTTGCAGCCGGCGAAGGCCCGGCCGACCGCGGCGACCGCGTTGCCGCAGATGTTGACCGGCACGGTGATCGGCGCGACCACCTGGTTGCCGCCCCCGACTCCCGCGTCGCCCGAGGTGTGGTTGCCGCCCGCGCCGGTGCCGGTGTTGTGCACGGAGGAGCCGCCCTTGCAGCCCGCGGTCGCGTCGCCGAAGATCGCGACCGCGTTGCCGCAGACGTTCAGCGGGGCGGAGATGGGCGCGGTGATCTGGTTGCCGCCGAGCACGGAGGCGTTGCCGGAGGTGCGGTTGCCGCCCGCGCCGCCCCGGCCGTGGTTGCGGACGGTCGCGCCGCCCTTGCAGCCGGCGTCGGACTTGCCGATCAGCGACACGGCGTTGCCGCAGGCGTTGATCGGGGCGCTGATGGGGATGTTGACCTGGTTGCCGCCGCCGACCGAGGCGTTGCCCGAGGTCCTGTTGGGGATGCCGTTCCTGCGGCTGTCGACGACCGTCGCGCCGCCCTGCGAGGAGGCCTGCGCCGAGCCGATCGCCGCGACCGAGTTGCCGCTGATGTCGATCGGCAGGTTGACGGGCAGGTCGACCTGGTTGCCGCCGAGGACGGACGCGTCGCCGGAGGTGTCGGCGAGAGCGGTGCCGCTGCCGGCGAACGACATGACCGCCACCGCGAGAAGGGCGGCGGGGGTCGATGCCTTGGCCCACGTACGCATGATGAATGCTCCTAGTGGTTCTGGGGGGATACCTGAACGGATCGCGGACGTCCCGAGGCCGTGGTGACGGCGAAGGCCACGCACAGCGGGACCTCGGGATTCGCGAATCGGGAGAACTGACGTGTCACCCGCCGGCGGAGGGGATCAGGCCACGCTCCGCCGCGACACATGGGTCATCGGTGCTTGGGAGAGACCGGCCGTGCTGAGACTGGATCGGTTCGGGACGAACCGGCCGACCGGTGCCCGGGCGGGGATCAGTCAGGTGAGAAGGAAGGGTCGTCCGCCGCTGTGCGGACGAGGGGGGGCAGCACGTACGCGACGGGGGCGCGCCATGCCTGCGGCCGCGGGTCGAAGAGCGACCTCGCGACGTCCCCGGAAACCGGCCCGAACGGGCCGCTGCCACCGCCGTTGGGCACCAGACCATTGGTGCTGTCCAGGATCTTGCCGGCGGTGGAAGGTGATGGCAGGCCAGGATCCTGCTGGCTGTTGAGCCCGGCCACCGTGCGCCCGGCCATGGCCTCGGCGTTGTCGGACGCCGCGAGGCCGCCTGCGCCCACGAGGGCGGGGAGGTGGGTGGAGCCGGCCTCCGCGTCCGCGGAGGCTCCTGTCGCCGCCTTCGCACCCGTCGCCGCGGTGGAGTCCGCGGCCGCCGGAGCGGCGGTGAGCATGCCGAACAGAACAGCGAGCAGCCACCCGGCGGCCATGACGGCGCCGATGTGAACCGCTCGCACGACGAGCCGACGGGCACCGGCCGCGAACCGCGCCATCCGGTCGTCCCGGTCGGCGATCGCGTTCTGTCCCGGGATCGCGGTCACGCGCACACGGCAAGCAGCGAGGGACATCTCCCTCAGCCGCTGCATCGCCGTGCCTGTCACGTGACCTCCCGAACTCCAGAACCGGCCTCACAGGTCGTGAGGCCGGTCGTGGACTCACCCCTCAACGGTCCGTAACCGTAGCAGTACTCAAGGTCGCCGCAAGAGCTTTTCACCGGAGACCCAGCAATTCACCAAGTCCCCATCGGACACATCCCGCCCAACCCCCGCAATCCCTCAGGCCCCGTCCCACGCGCTCCCCATCACGGTCTCCCGCCCGCCCCATCCGGCCCTGCCGAAGACCATCCGAAGACTGGCCCGATACTTGGTATGACGCACTCCCCAGAGTTTGCTAACCTTACGGAGCCGACGCGAGATGACGGTCTCGCGTGCAGGCACCAAGTCCGGGTGGCGGAATAGGCAGACGCGCTAGCTTGAGGTGCTAGTGCCCAGTGATGGGCATGGGGGTTCAAGTCCCCCCTCGGACACACACCGCACGCACATGTGGGGGCTCCGGTTCGATCCGGGCCTCCACATATTGCTTTTCCGGGTAGTACGTGAGCTTTAGCCCCAGCTGCGTGTAGAGCTCGGCCTTGTCGTCGGGATCAGCCTGTCCGACGAGCCGCACCAAGTCGCCGACCTCCTCGATCATCGACCTGATCTCCGCGACGCTGATGGGCTGGGCGACCGGAACCGCCTTCAGTTCGCCCTCTAGGCGCGCGCGTTCGCTCTTCGTCTCGTTGATCCACAAGGAGATCTCGGTAGGGTCGCCTCCCGCGTCGAGCGCGGAGCGGTACTGGCTGAGCTTGCGGTCGCACCGCGACAGGCGTTTGCGCAGGTCGATCAGGGCCGCCGCCTCATTAGGGTCGATCGCCTGCTCGGCCATCGCCGCGATCGTCTGTTCCAGCCTGTTGGGCCCGAACGCAGTCCCGAGCCAGCCGTCGACCTCATCCAGGATTTCCGACTCCCGCAGGTAGACGACCTTAGGGTGGTCGAGGTCGTTGACGATGGCGTACTGAGCGGGGAAGCGGCACCGATAGTAAGCCTGCCGATTGTTCCAGTTGCCCTGCATACGGCGCTCGCAGTACCCACAGAACAGCACGCCCCGGAAGGCGTAGGGACGCCGCGTGGGGTGGGGTCGCTGACTGAACGTGCCCCTGGCACGCGTGGCGAGAACCTCCTGAACGCGTTGATACTCCTCAACACTCACGATCGCGTCATGGACAGGGTGCTCCGACCAGATCCACTTGTCCTTGGTGTTCCACCGCTGTTTTGTGGTCGTCCCCAGCGCGACGTTCTCCACATCCAGGAGAATCTCGTCCTTGCGCTGCTTGTTCCACACCTGGTGGCCGGTGTAGCGCGGATTGGTGAGGATCACCCGGACGGCGTACTTCGACCACGCCCGCTGATCCCGATGCTTGTTCCGCTCCGGGTCACTAGCGGAGGGCGACAAGATGCCCTGCAGGGTCAGATCCTCGGCGATGTCCAGATAGCCGCGCCCCTTGAGGAACTCGCTGTAGATCCACCGCACCACCCGTGAGGTGACCGGATCGGGCAACAGCCGCCGCAGCCTCCGCCCATCGGCCGCCTTACCGGGGTTCGGGTGCGGACCAGCATCCTGGAGCGTGTACCCGTACGGCGGACGCCCACCGAGAAACCTGCCCTCGGTCGCTGTGATCGCCGCCATCGCGGCTCGTACCCGGATCTTGATACGGTTCCGCTCGCCCTTCGACAGACCGCCGAAGACGCCCATGATCATGTCGTGGGCCTCGTTGGCGGGATCGATGGGCCCGCCGACCTCAGGCACCCACAGCGGTACCCCGAAGTGCTCGAACAACGGGAACGTGAGGCTGTACTGGTTGCCGTAGAACGCCCGCTGCGGCTCCCCGATCACCACTGCGTCGAAGCCTCGACGCGCGTCTTTCAACTCCTCGATCAGCGCCGCCGCGTGCGGCCGGAGCTGCCAGGGGATCGAGCGGGACTTGTCGACGTCGAAGAACTCGGCGACGATCTCGCCGCCCCGCGACTCGATCAGCGCCCGCGCCCGATGCAGCTGCCAGGCCCGCGACGCCTCCGGGTCCTGGTTGTCCTCTGTCGACACCCGGCCGTAGAAGCCGAACCTGATCGTCATTTCTCCTGCTCCTTCACGGTGTGCGGCTGCTTCACGCGGGCGACGGCCTTGAGCAGGATCCGGAGCACTACGCCCGCCGCGCCGGGGGTGAGCCTGAGCTCCTCCCCCGGCACGACCAACCGCAGCCCGCTACCCGCGCCGTTCACGCCCCGCCCCGGCTCGGAACGAGTTCCCGCGCCCACCGGCGACCGATTTGGGCCCTACGGGCCCGACCGCCCCGGCGGCCCTACATGACCGCTCGCCTCGACAACCGATGTCAATCACCGCCTGGACACGAACCCCCGCCCCTCGAGCCGCTGACGGCCATACACAACCTGTGGACAACGAGTCCAGGCATCGCTCGCCGCAGTCCCTGCCGCCGTAGAAGGTCGCCCTCATCCCCGACCATCCCCTGTGCGGAGAATGAGAAGGTCCTCGTGCGCCACGGCACACACCGGCCGCCCCTTCTCTTCGTTCCTCCACGCCTCCAGCATCTGGAAGAACGATGCTCGGTTGATCAGCCGGCCATCCCGGAGCCCACACAGCAACGCCGCCAGGCGGTGCGTGAGCACCAGGCCGGCCGCCTCTGCGGTCTCGATGACCTGCCCAGGAAGATCGACAAGGTGTCCGTTCACCCGGATCGGCCGAACCGTGATCGCGACGACTCCACCAGGCCTCAGCAGCTGCCCGCACCGAGCGAGAATCTGCCCGAAGCCCTCCATCAGCTGGGGCAACCGCTGGTGGGCGAGATTGCGCTTGTCTGTGGAGTACCGGTGGTTCGACTTCTGCACCGGCCCGCCGCCTTCCCGGCTTCCGCACCGGACATGACCGTGCGTCCGCACCCCGTAGGGCGGAGAGGTCAGCACCAGCGCCGCCATGCCCTGAAGGTCCCCGAACACCGTTGCGATGTTCCGCGCATCCCCACAGGCCACCCGGGCGAATCCAGTGGCGCCCTGAGAGCGGGCGTGCTGAACGTTGGCGGCAGTGAGGCCGGCGAAGTCAGCCTCGTACTCCATCCCCGCAGCGTGCCGCCCCAGATGCACCGCCTCGACCAAGGTGGTCCCGATTCCGCACATCGGATCCACCACCAGGTCCCCCGGTTCGGTAAACGCGGAGATGACCTGTGAGGCGATCGACGGGAGCATCTTGCCCGGATGCCTCATCGAATCGGCGACATATCGGCCGCGCCGCTGCACCCGCGACTGCAGCTGCCCTGTAGCAAGTACCGACGGCAGCACGCTCTCGCTCATCGAGCACCTCCGCCGGGACGAGCGAACAGACACACGTCCGCATGCACCGACACCACCGGCGGCAACTCCGCGGACTGAGCCCGGCGAAGCTGCGCCAGCTCCGCCGGGCCAGCCTGAACAACTAGCGTGTCGCCCTCAACGGGCACACGTACTGCGATGACGTGCTGCACGTAGGCAAGCCCCACGGCAGCCGCGCGCCGGATGATCCCCGGAGCCAAATCTATGAGCCTGCCCCGCTCGTGGCGCGCTGTCGTGATCACTGCCAGGTGTCCGCCCGGCGTGAGAGCACGCCGTGCATCCTCCAGGAACCGACCGAGCTGTGGCATCGCCAGCGTAGGCTGCTCCGTCCTGCACGAAGGACATGACGTCGATTTTGAGCCGACTGCCCATCCGACCTCGGGATGGAGCGGAAGAGCTGCGATCAGCAGGTCGACCTTGCCCTCGAAGCCGGACAGCGCCTCCCGCATCTCATGCGGCCCGTGTGGACGCAGCCGAACCGCCGCCCGCTGCTCCGCTGTGAGTCCCTGCCGAAGGCGACCGACCAGGTGCTGAGCGACCGGGAGACGCGGAACGAAACCGATCCCCAACCGCCCCATCTCCGCCGCTGCGACGAGCACGGTCTCGCTCGTCGTGAAGACATCCGCGACGACCCCGCCCGGGCGGGTGCAGGCGTCGATCAAATGCCGCGCCAGTTCCCGCCCCACAGTCTGACGATGCCGGCCGCATATTGCTTCGCCCGCACACGGGCCGTCCTTGGCCCTGGCCGTTTCGGTCGTGGTGTCAGAACACAGCCACACCGAGAGCGGCACCAGCCGCCTTTCGGCAGCCCGCGAGCCTCTCGGCCGCGGTTCTTGCTTCTTGCTCATCTACGGTGACCCGCGACGGTCACCCGTTCCCATGTACTGAAACACCAGATGATCGGCGCCAGTTGGAACCCTTCGCGCCTCCTTAGTGGGCGTTTGGTCCTGTCTGATCCCGGGTTCAGGTGCCGCGCCAGGTGGGGGTGTTTTCGCCGGTGAGGCGGCGGGTCATGAGGTCGATCATGGCGATGTGGATCATGGCTTCGGAGCGGTCGGGACGGGCTTCGTAGTCGCGGACCAGGCGGCGGCGCAGCATCAGCCAGCCGAGGGTGCGCTCGGCCACCCAACGCCGCGGCAGCGGGGTGAATCCCCTGGTCGCCGGGTCACGGCGGACGACTTCGACGTCGATGCCCAGGGCGGCGGCGCCCTCGATGACGGTGGTGCGGTAGGCGCTGTCGGCCCAGGCCTTGGCCAGGGGCAGGCTGAGCTGCGGCGACCTGGGTCAGCAGTGGCAGGCCGGCGGCGCTGTCGGAGATGCCGGCGGCGGTGACCAGCACGGCCAGGAGCAGGCCGAGGGTGTCGGTGACGATGCTGCGTTTGCGTCCGGCGATCTTCTTGCCGGCGTCGTAGCCCTGGCCGGTGGCCGGGACGTTGGCGGAGGTTTTGACGCTCTGGGCGTCGATCACGCACGCGCTCGGGTCGGGATCCCGTCCGGCGGCGGTGCGTACGTGGCGGCGCAGCAGGCTGGTGAGCTGCTCGAAGATGCCGTCCTTTTGCCAGTCGCGGAAGTAGGCATAGGCGGTCTGCCAGGGCGGGTACTCGTGCGGCAGGTAGCGCCAGGGGATGCCGGTGCGGTTGACGTAGAGGATCGCATCGAGGATGGTGCGCAGGTCGTGTTCGGGCGGCCGGCCGATGTCCAGGGCGCCGGCGCGGCGTTGGCTGCGCCAGGCGGTCAGCACGGGCTCGACGAGCGCCCAGCGGGCGTCGGACAGATCGCTGGGATAGGGTCGCGGTTCGGTCATGTCTTCGGCGTACTGCCGCGCGGAGTGGCCGGCCAGACGGCTGTGCGGCCGTCGATCAAACGTGGGCGAAGCACCGCGTATTGGGATGAGACAGGATCTTCTGGTGTCAGACGGACGTATCGCCTGCGCCGAAATCACCGATTCGGCTTCAGCGGGGTCGAAACGTGCAGGAAACCGGCAGCCGCGCCCGCGGAGCAAAACTCGCTATACGGCACCAATAGGGCCTAAACGCCCACTTAGACGTCGTCTCATTTGGTGAGTCGGCGGGAGCAAATGAGGGCCGCAGCGATGGCGACGAAGGAGGCGAAGTGATCTGCCCGGCTTCGTAGCGGCGGTGTAGGCGTCCGCAGCCGGCTAGCCAGGAGACCGTCCGCTCAACGACCCAGCGATGGCGGCCCAACCGTTGGCTGGACTCGACCCCTCGGCGTGCGATACGCGGGACGATGCCGCGGCTGCGCAGGAAAGCGCGCAGGTGCGGGTAGTCGTAGCCCTTGTCGCCATGGAGCTTGGCAGGCCGGCGGCGTCGGGGTCCGCGGTGAGAGCGGATCGGCGGGACGCTCCGGATCGGCGGTTCCAACGCCAGGCTGCCGTGCGTGTTGGCGGCACTGATCGCGATGGAGATGGACAGGCCGGTTCGTTCGGCGATGAGGTGGATTTTCGACCCGTTCTTGCCGCGATCGACAGGATTTGAACCTAATGAGTTCCCCCCTTGGCTGCCCGGACGCTGAACCGGCTCCTACCCTGCGCTCGGAAGGACAATTCTGGCGAACATCCCTGGAAGCAGGGTGCGCTCTCGTACCCTTCTTGAGTGAGCTCCGTAGCAGGCCCCACACCGTCATGCCAGGGCGCTTCCGGCAACTGCCGCCTCTTGACCGACCTCCATGAGCTACACCGCGATCGGTGTGAGGAGGCCGGGATCGTCGGAGCCGATGCCATCCTCAACGCCATGGCGGTCGGGTTGGTGATCGAGGTGTGGCGCAACAGTCCCGTCGAGGACATGCATGCCAGCCGACGGGGCCCGGACGATGCTGCGATGTTCGCCGAGTCGACCGCACTCCACGATCGGGCTGTCGCAACTCTGCAGGAAGAGGAGCGAGCGTTCGCTCTCATCGATTTCGAGCGGCACCTGCTGGATCGCACGCGGCCCTGGGCGGGGACACCATCGAGGCAAAGACGCTCAAGGAACTCGGCCACGGTCACCTGGGGGCCTACGCGCGGCATGTGAAGGATCGCACCAATGCGCTGATGGGTCTCGTCCGTCACACGTGTGTGGACGACCCGCTTGAGGCGTACCTGGTGAACCGAGCTCTCGGATTCGGCTTGGAGCACAAGGGTATGCCCGGCTGGCGCGTCATCGTCGAGCGCATCGGGATCCTGCTGGCCGATCCGAGCCATCCAGCGTGGCATGGGAGTGAAAGGAGCGAACGAGCTCTTGCTGAGATGCCGCCGAGCACTCCGCCCGTCGACCACCTCGCCAAGGTCCTCCTATCGGCCCCGTACAAGCTTCCGCTTGAGGTGCTCGATTGGCTGAGCGACCATCTACTCTTCTGTGCCGGGCCACCGTACAGCATCTTCCGGTGGGAACCCCGTGAGAAGTAGCCGGCCACGGCTTCAGATCATGCTGCGAATCTGATGAGCGCGACCACAGGAAAGTGTGACTCCGGCTCCATCGTGTCCGTAATTGTGGATCATCTTGCGGTCTGCAACTGGGTCAGCCTCAACTCGAATTTGATCACGTGTGGGCCACGACCCCCGGCTTCGCCGAACCGGTGCTGGAGACAGTGGGGGTAGATCGGCATGTCGACGAGCAGCACCGTGAACCGGTAGCCCCTCGTAAACCTCTCAGGAAGCTCGGCTTCGGTACAGAGTTGAAAGCCTGGCAGGCCATGGTGCATGGCGAGCGATAGACCGCTCGTTCGCCCGCTCCGTCAAGGGCGCGACGGCTTGACCCGATCTTCCATGAGCCTCCTCAGGAGAGCGGATACCAGCAGGTCAGATACGACTTGGCCAGCTTGGCGAGACCCATGAGCGCATTCTCGATGCCTTGCCATTTCCGCTGTTCAGAAGCCTGATAGGAGCTCCCGCGGCGGTTCATGGTGTCCGCGCTTCTGCTCCTGGCGCTTCGGGTTCTTCCCATCCGGTTGTCGAGACCTGGATCGACCAATCCGACCCAACCCACGGGGGACACCATGACGGTCGATCTGCAGGACACAACAGCCTCGAAGAGCTTCAGTCAGAACGCTCTCAGCGCGGCGGACAGGGCGTTCCGCTTCCTGGTCACCGATCCGAATCCGCTCTCGGTAGATGGCCGTTCCATCGGTCGTGGGCTACCTCGGCGGCCAATCCATCTCGGTGAACTGAAGAACCTTCTGCTCACGCCTCAGGCCGACGACGAGCTGAAGGACGCCGTCTGGGCGCATCTTGTACGGCGTTCACGATCCGACGGTCCGGCGTGGGTCATCGGGTGCGTGGGGATGGCGATGCCAGGGCTGAAGAACCTTGCCGCGAGGACCACGCAGGGCTGCCCTGCCCATGTGGTCGACGACATCGTCTCGGAGATGGTGACGAACTTCGTCGCGCAGCTTTGCCGGATCGATCTCGATCGGCCGAACATACTGCCTCGGCTGCTGATGTGGGCGCGGAAGGGCGCGCTCCAGGTTCGGGCGCGTGAGCTCGCCTCCGTCGAGGTCTGCGCCGAGACGCCCGAGCAGGTG encodes:
- a CDS encoding DUF5703 family protein, giving the protein MLDYSYMDIFIPRDLTREAARQLLTEHAEYGQWELARVRVHPDGSRHVRLRRKVMRVRSTL
- a CDS encoding chaplin family protein, with the translated sequence MIGHAFAGCTGGATVKQGGRGAGGNRTSGDAGVGSGNQAVAPIAAPIDVCGNAAAVLGNAVAHCVGGASVVPQQGAGGNLTSGRAGVLAGNQAVAPIAAPLNVCGNAVAVLGDAAAGCLGGAHVGRTGPDRGGLGSFARATDKFKAANGGLPALPSAPAPGGAGLPVLGGLQGVPALSGLGGLQGIPALGALQGVTGATGAGGAVAGPNAVPAAKGPKGAKGAKGAKGAAQGMGTGVADGLSVAQPVQELATGQGGLAQPVQELATGQGGLAQPVQELATGQGGLAQPVQELATGEGGLAAPVQGLTSGQSVTQPVQDLANGGLANRLQRGTGGASSIPLVEDASRTFGLPQLPELPGLPADAQPPVAPVKVTPGRFAMSGHGDRHGRGNAGVPGVNGRVPSAPARPSSPLSPATDLVGSTPVGGAVGSVTHGLPVGDIGLMSAAQPAGVVGMNSGSLLALALGAMFAASAALFATARRVRFGRK
- a CDS encoding recombinase family protein; translation: MTIRFGFYGRVSTEDNQDPEASRAWQLHRARALIESRGGEIVAEFFDVDKSRSIPWQLRPHAAALIEELKDARRGFDAVVIGEPQRAFYGNQYSLTFPLFEHFGVPLWVPEVGGPIDPANEAHDMIMGVFGGLSKGERNRIKIRVRAAMAAITATEGRFLGGRPPYGYTLQDAGPHPNPGKAADGRRLRRLLPDPVTSRVVRWIYSEFLKGRGYLDIAEDLTLQGILSPSASDPERNKHRDQRAWSKYAVRVILTNPRYTGHQVWNKQRKDEILLDVENVALGTTTKQRWNTKDKWIWSEHPVHDAIVSVEEYQRVQEVLATRARGTFSQRPHPTRRPYAFRGVLFCGYCERRMQGNWNNRQAYYRCRFPAQYAIVNDLDHPKVVYLRESEILDEVDGWLGTAFGPNRLEQTIAAMAEQAIDPNEAAALIDLRKRLSRCDRKLSQYRSALDAGGDPTEISLWINETKSERARLEGELKAVPVAQPISVAEIRSMIEEVGDLVRLVGQADPDDKAELYTQLGLKLTYYPEKQYVEARIEPEPPHVRAVCVRGGT
- a CDS encoding TRM11 family SAM-dependent methyltransferase, whose protein sequence is MSESVLPSVLATGQLQSRVQRRGRYVADSMRHPGKMLPSIASQVISAFTEPGDLVVDPMCGIGTTLVEAVHLGRHAAGMEYEADFAGLTAANVQHARSQGATGFARVACGDARNIATVFGDLQGMAALVLTSPPYGVRTHGHVRCGSREGGGPVQKSNHRYSTDKRNLAHQRLPQLMEGFGQILARCGQLLRPGGVVAITVRPIRVNGHLVDLPGQVIETAEAAGLVLTHRLAALLCGLRDGRLINRASFFQMLEAWRNEEKGRPVCAVAHEDLLILRTGDGRG
- a CDS encoding DNA methyltransferase, whose protein sequence is MSKKQEPRPRGSRAAERRLVPLSVWLCSDTTTETARAKDGPCAGEAICGRHRQTVGRELARHLIDACTRPGGVVADVFTTSETVLVAAAEMGRLGIGFVPRLPVAQHLVGRLRQGLTAEQRAAVRLRPHGPHEMREALSGFEGKVDLLIAALPLHPEVGWAVGSKSTSCPSCRTEQPTLAMPQLGRFLEDARRALTPGGHLAVITTARHERGRLIDLAPGIIRRAAAVGLAYVQHVIAVRVPVEGDTLVVQAGPAELAQLRRAQSAELPPVVSVHADVCLFARPGGGAR